Proteins co-encoded in one Pleurodeles waltl isolate 20211129_DDA chromosome 1_2, aPleWal1.hap1.20221129, whole genome shotgun sequence genomic window:
- the MAB21L2 gene encoding protein mab-21-like 2 → MIAAQAKLVYQLNKYYNERCQARKAAIAKTVREVCKVVSDVLKEVEVQEPRFISSLSEIDARYEGLDVVSPTEFEVVLYLNQMGVFNFVDDGSLPGCAVLKLSDGRKRSMSLWVEFITASGYLSARKIRSRFQTLVAQAVDKCSYRDVVKMVADTSEVRLRIRERFVVQITPAFKCTGIWPRSAAQWPLPHIPWPGPNRVAEVKAEGFNLLSKECCSLAGKQSSAESDAWVLQFSEAEDRLLLGGCRNKCLSVLKTLRDRHLELPGQPLHGYHMKTLLLYECEKHPRESDWDEACLGDRLNGILLQLISCLQCRRCPHYFLPNLDLFQGRPHSALESAAKQTWRLAREILTNPKSLDKL, encoded by the coding sequence ATGATCGCCGCGCAGGCCAAGCTGGTCTACCAGCTCAACAAGTACTACAACGAGCGCTGCCAGGCGCGCAAGGCGGCCATCGCCAAGACGGTGCGCGAGGTGTGCAAGGTGGTCTCGGACGTGCTGAAGGAGGTGGAGGTGCAGGAGCCGCGCTTCATCAGCTCCCTGAGCGAGATCGACGCGCGCTACGAGGGCCTGGACGTCGTCTCCCCCACCGAGTTCGAGGTGGTGCTCTACCTCAACCAGATGGGCGTCTTCAACTTCGTGGACGACGGCTCGCTGCCCGGCTGCGCGGTGCTGAAGCTGAGCGACGGGCGCAAGCGCAGCATGTCCCTCTGGGTGGAGTTCATCACGGCCTCGGGCTACCTCTCGGCGCGCAAGATCCGCTCCCGCTTCCAGACGCTGGTGGCGCAGGCCGTGGACAAGTGCAGCTACCGCGACGTGGTGAAGATGGTGGCCGACACCAGCGAGGTGCGCCTGCGGATCCGCGAGCGCTTCGTGGTGCAGATCACGCCGGCCTTCAAGTGCACGGGCATCTGGCCGCGCAGCGCCGCGCAGTGGCCGCTGCCGCACATCCCCTGGCCCGGGCCCAACCGCGTGGCCGAGGTGAAGGCCGAGGGCTTCAACCTGCTCTCCAAGGAGTGCTGCTCGCTGGCCGGCAAGCAGAGCTCGGCCGAGAGCGACGCCTGGGTGCTGCAGTTCAGCGAGGCCGAGGACCGGCTGCTGCTGGGCGGCTGCCGCAACAAGTGCCTGTCCGTGCTCAAGACGCTGCGCGACCGGCACCTGGAGCTGCCCGGGCAGCCGCTGCACGGCTACCACATGAAGACGCTGCTGCTCTACGAGTGCGAGAAGCACCCGCGCGAGTCCGACTGGGACGAGGCCTGCCTGGGCGACCGGCTGAACGGCATCCTGCTGCAGCTCATCTCCTGCCTGCAGTGCCGCCGCTGCCCGCACTACTTCCTGCCCAACCTCGACCTCTTCCAGGGCCGGCCGCACTCGGCCCTCGAGAGCGCGGCCAAGCAGACCTGGCGGCTGGCCCGGGAGATCCTGACCAACCCCAAGAGCCTGGACAAGCTCTAG